The DNA sequence CATTACGCTGCGGAGCACGGCTATCTATTACTCTTAAGACACTTACTCGGGTTCATGACACCAACAATTCACGAACAAGATAGGCAGCTTGGCAATACTCCTTTGCATTATGCAGCATCCAATGGTCATGAAGCTTGTTTCCGAGCGCTGCTCTCCTGCGGTGCCCACATCGAGGCGGCCAGTAATTACGGCCGGACGCCGCTGTCGTATGCCGCGCAAAAGGGGAATAAGGCTGTtgtgcggctgctgctcgaccgGGGCGCGCAGATTGAGGCGGCGGATAAGTACGGCCGGACGCCGCTATCATATGCCGCGGTAAGGGGGGAGTAAGGCTGTaatacagctgctgcttaaCCAGGGCGCGCAGATTGAGGCGGCGGATAAGTACGGCCGGACGCCGCTATCATATGCCGCGGTAAGGGGGGGATAAGGCTGTaatacagctgctgcttgaccAGGGCGCGCAGATTGAGGTGGCGGATAAGGACGGCCGGACGCCGCTATCATATGCCGCGGAGgataataagaataaggcTGTaatacagctgctgcttgaccAAGGTGCGCAGATTGAGGCGGTTGATAATAACGGCCGGACGCCGCTATCGCATGCCGTAGGCAGGAGCTGGAATGAGGCTGTTgtgcggctgctgcttgacCGGGGCGCACAGATTAAGGCGGCTGATAAGGACGGCCGGACGCCGCTATCATATGCTATGGAAAGGAAGGGTAAGGCTTTAataaagctgctgcttgaccGAGGTGCGTAGATTGAGGCGGTTGATAATAACGGTTGGGCTCCGCTATCGCATGCCGTGTTGAACAAGAATGAGGCTGTTGTACAGCTGCTCCAATTGCATGGTGCTAAATCTTCGTCGATATAACCTCCACCCACCCACCACCCGCTCTGCACTCCCTTTATATACCTGGTGTCTTGGGCAAATAGAATCTGCGAGAAATACATATAGCCAGGCGCCACTAATGGCATTTACTCTTATAGAAGTTTCTCTATAACGCCATGACATGTACCAAGTATATCCAGCCAACACTCCGCAACGAGCATGAATGGATATCTCTTTTGGGTGGTGCTAAGGCACCTGTCTCATTCTGTGGGAGCGTCTTTGTCTCCTTGAAATGCGAAGGACTTGTCTCGAGGGTTTGTAATCAAACGCTGCTGCGTCACGATGCCTGGAGGAATCAAACAGATACTACGCCGCTACGTACTCGCCTCGTCCAACGTCGAGACTCCTAATGCAACCGTTCGCACACTCAGCTATCTAGCCTCTAATTCCTAAGACTGATAGATAGAAATAACTTTGCTCAGCTCGCAGCTGTAAAGTCATATGCTCAGTTCTCTTATAACAAGTTACCTCTTACGGTCCGTGTAAGTCCATCTTAACATCATACTCATAAAGCTGTTGCTAATGGTTATAAGTTGTTGCAGTAGAATATCTAGtacatacgaccataggtagtggaaaactcggggtcccgtctgctcccccatagataagccactaaccggcagattagtagttgagtgggtgaccatcagcgaacaccggctgttgtatgttttcttttttttgcttttttatcTTCGAATTCATTTGTTTTGCGTGTCAATTGTAGTCATGAAGCAGCTGGCAGGCTGTGATGAGGTAGGTAATCCTGTGAGATGTTGGCGAATCAAATTGATTGGCGCTAGTAAAGTTGCGTCTGCCAACTTTAGTGCAACTATTGCCTGCAGACGTGAGCCGCAAACCAACCAAGCCGCTTATGCCCTTtatgacaaaaaaaaaagccgatcttgtcttcttttaGTATTACAGAACTCAAGTTTCATCCAAGTGGGCGAGATTGCGTCAAGAACAACATTTACCAGGTGCCGATACAACAAAGTTCTTGGTGGGTGCTGCTACCGCTTTGATTTGGGTGTACCTACCTATGGCTACCACCCTTCTGGGATGTATCGGCTAAAGTTATACTGAGTGATGACTCTGTCTTCTGGACTTCAACCCCGCTGATGGTTATAAGTTTTTGTGATGGAATACTACTTAAATGTACCTAGGCACATGAATTAAAAGAATGTTGTCTCCATGAGTGCGGCAAACTGAGGTGGAAAGGCCTTGAACGGCTCTAAATCACCCTCCACAACCACTTTGTCAAGTGTTGTCTTTTGATAGCCTGCAACGTCCCAAACATCAGTACCGACAAGTTCCAAGTGTTTGCCGGTCGCCCAAGGTAGGCGATATGCAAGCGATATCGCAGAAACATCGTCCTTTTGCAGACGGGCCTCGATTTCTTTGGTAACACGCTCGACGCTCGCCCGAAAGATCTGGGGAGGTGTCCCATGCTTGCGTTCCAGCGCCGCAGCAACGTCAGACCCAGTAACGATGAATTCTGAAAGCCCAATGCTCCGATTCTGAAGCTGAGATATTGGGGTCTTTGTAAATATCGCAGCGTAAGCTGCGGCAATATACTTTCTCGTACTGAAAACTGTTAGATGCAGATTCTCGCAAAAGTCCGGCATAACGAGACTCACCAGATATTCATTTTCTGGTGCTCGCTGTCGCCGGTATAAACAATTCGATTGCCGCCAACGTCAATCCCAAGAAGACTTTGGGTTATCCGGATTAGCCTTCAAGTTTACTGAACCCAATTGGGATACATACAGGGAGTCAAATGTCGACTCAGCAAGGTTGCCTGGCAAAACCACAGTGGTAGGTATGCCAGCGTCTTTGGAGGCTTTTTCCACCTCAGCTTTGGCCTTTAGGACAGGAATAGTTGCCATCTCCTCATCAACGCGATAGCCAAGGTCAGATGGCACAAAGAGCTTGACATTTGTCTTTGGAATGGCTCGTATGAAGTTATACTGCTTTATAACACCTTCGTGGCCGACCAAGGAGCTGGGATCTGTGTCAAAGAGTGAAGGCGTAATGAGACATCCATGGTCACAGCTCACATGAGGATATCGACATCTTCCAGTGCGCCGATAAGAGCTTCCTCATCATCTAGATCGACTGCAACTTTAGGCAAGTCATCCGGAAGACGACTCACATCCGAATCATGACGGTAGAGCACTTTCAGTGGCGCACCGGACGCGATGAGTGCGTCCACAATGGCTGAGCTCGCCCAACCCCGGTGTCCGTAGACTGCAATTCTGTTGAATGATGGCATGATGAAATAGGATGTGAACTCTAGTTTTGGCTTTAGAGCGTCAAGGGTAGCAAACGTAACGAGAGATGATTGTTGTTGTGAGCTAGTGGTCGGCTGCCGTTCTTCTTGTATGAAGGCCGGCCTCTAATACTCGTATGCATAGACGTTGCTTGTGCAAGGGAAAGGGCCTTGCAAAAGTAGGCCTTTTCTCTAGAATAGATACTAGGCTCCGACCCAAATCCAGATTCCCACGAAAACAAGGTACTAGCAAGGTATTAGAGCAGCTGTGGAGTTCCCGTATATCCGGAGGATTTGACAGGTACCACTATTAATTACCGATATTAATGGGAGATTTGGAATCATTGCATTTCTACATAGCCCCATGAAGTCGTCGGCGTTAGGAAATTTACCATTGCTAAGTCCTCCTCGCTGCGGTCCGGGCTTAGTTTAGAATCGCGGCCCGACCAGCGCGAAGGATTTTATTGTAGCAATGTTCAAGCGGGGCAAGAGTGTGGACTCTAAGGAACGTATTGATTCAGTGTGCTGTTTAGTTTACTCGAGATTTGCTAGACTTATTCCGGTTGCAGGCGTATTCGTTTGCCGGCAATAGTATAGCAGCATGTAGGGTTATGAACAAGCTGCAATGGCAATTGAGCCAGTGACAATTCATCTATAAACAACAGTCGCTCTCAAAGCCTATCAACAGTTCTCGGCTACATTCGGCTATATGAACTCGGAGACATAAAACTCCCATAGTACTTGCTGTGCTATACGCAGTATTCACCATTCGCACCTCAACACCGACACATATTGCAGTGCCTAGCCACATATCCCTACATATTCATACTGCGGGTGTTTACTATAGATGCTTGCAGCACAGCCTTCACACGTCAACGTTGCTGAGAATGGATCACTACCCGCTCGACAAAGGCATGTAGTCCCCAGGTGGGTGACATTGGGAATGCTTATACCAGAGGTGGGTGCGTTGGCAAAGGAAGGCGTAGTTGTGATCTGTCAATCTTGGAAGAACTCTGATCCCGCTCTATCAGAAGCGGTACAAGGGATAGGCGCCGGAGATGCGGAGTTCATTGAGTTAAAAATCTCGCAAAGACCACTGCAGAAGCCCTTGTCCAAGACCACTTGAGGCTCAAGCAGTTGCGTTCCGCAGTAGCACTACAGTAGATATCAGTATCAGTATCAGCCATAGGTATAGAGTGATTCGTAGCATAGATAGAAATGGAACTTGCTTGAGTCGGTGTTCTGACAATAGAGCAGGTTCGCTTGGTCGGCAGCTACCAGTGAAAAGCCCATGTCTTCACAATCAGTTTTGTCTACATATCGGCTGTAAGTTACAGTAGATAAATGAAACAAAGCAAGTGTAGGATATTCGATGGTCctggaagagggaaaaggatgCTAGGACTAGATGGCAGTTTATGTACTCGGGAAGAAGGCATGGAGGGGAAGCCATTGGTTTTCATTACCATAAGTGAAAGACGTATATCGGGCCGAAGATGGTTTACTTCGTCAAGACGTTTCTCCTCGATTCCGCAATTTACTAACTTTGCATTTACAGCAGTATACGCCCGCAGTATACTAAGAACTATTGAGCATTTTTAAAGCTATCGCCAAAATAGTAAGTAGAAAGGGGCTTAAACTCTTTTCCAACGAATACAAGTACCCAAACCTGGATAACACGACTCGCCTAATAACGGATCGACTGGCTTGCCTTCGTTTACGAAAACTGTGGCAAATTATAACATGCATCATTTGCCAATATTAACAAAGTCCTTGCCTGGTGCTTACCCCCGCGTCAATTCGGTTTAGGGCTATCAGCTTCTAGGAGCAATACGCTCACGACAATGGCCATCTGCACAGCCAGTATTggttctttctctttttatcctttttttcttttggtgttAGTCTCTGTATAGATACATATTGTGATTACATGGGACTTTAGCAGGAGCGCAAGTAGACTCGTGCAGCTTGCAGATAAAGCGTGAGATGCAAATTGAAAGTCGAAAACAAACGTAAAATGTGTATTCGACTCTTATCTTTTACGCACTTTGACACCATTACTATTACAACAATGACTTCGAATGTTACCTACCGAACTACCTTTACAATGGAACCGAGAAAGATGACTGATCATGGCAATTGATTGTGcctatatacatgtactctatTGTGTAAAGATCCAGCTGCAGTCGTATCTTATTCATTTCATATGTATACGCATGTTAATATTGCCCTTGAAACAAATTTTGCCAGTCCTCTCCCCAATTCCAGCCTCATAACCCGTATTACATTATGCTCAATATTTTGAGCTTGCCCCACGAGCCAATTTCTCCCCTTTGTTTCTTACATGCCATAGTAGCATGCAAAAGAATTCGCTCCATCAACTAGAACACAGTTGCCTCCCCCAAAAGCCTGTTCGTACAGTTGACCGCCGCCACAGTTGGATCCTTGGTAAAAGTCGCACACGCAGCCACCAGCCCAGCAATCGGCAATGTTCGCAAAGGTGCCAAAGTGATAGTTGTAGCAGTTCGGGGGTCCGGCGTATAAGTTGGTGGCCCAGGACACCTCGACTGAACCAAGATAGCTGCTGCACTGGTCGCTGTAGTAGTTGAGCTGCATTTGCTGTGCAGAAGCAATGGATGCGGTGAGAACCGCGAGAAACGAGGTCGTTGAGAAGTACATTGTGACTAGGTGCTTTGACTAAAAGGTCGTGAGGGATTGTAGGGACTTTGCATGCCAGACACTGACGGCGCATGGTCAATTTATATCTTTGAGAAAGACACAAAGAGTCTGGGACCATATATATACTGACAACACTAATACTGCTGCGCTTACTATAGACTACCCAAGAACTCTTGAAACAACGCCGATGTCCCGATGCCTGCAACAAGGTGGCAGCTCGGGGTATAGCCGGCATACCGAATAAGTAATCGTAAGCACAAGTAGCACCCTCAAACGAGATACGTGTAATTCTAAATAGAAATAACGGATAATGACTGGTTACTCTATAGCCGTGTTTTACCAGAAGTTCCACTATGTGGGTGGGACATATTGTATTGCCAGAACGATATACCTATCTGGTGGGCACATTTTAGTTTGCACCTGCGCCTTGGGGAATAGCAACGATTACTagaatatttttatttccaGGATTGAAGGTGGGTATGTGGAACACCATGCGGTAGAGCTTACTCAAATACTAATACATCTGCAAGTCTGAGAAAGAAACCATTGTTGTACAAGTCTCTCAACAATAGCGAATAAGCGAAACATATTAACATTTTACACCCATTTTAAGTGGTGAACCTGTCTGCCCCAACATAAGAAGGGCGCACTGCGAGCTGAGTACAGCTCATTAGTGCCATTAAAAATAGTTTAGTAAACATTTCGAAGAGGCCTGTAGCACTACAGATATAGTAGAGATTATCTCTCTTAGTGCCGGTACCAAGTAGATACGAATCAATTGTTTTTCGATGGATATTCCGTGCCTTATGGCCGCGCTTACTTTCAGGCGAGTTGTTCCACAGTTTGCTTGCAGGGATTGTGGTAAACAGCGGTGAAGTACAGAGTATTATTGGACCTCTGTCGCCAAAAAGAGTAGGTAATTCATATTTGACTGCCTCTGTAGCTCAAAATAGAGCAAAGAACGTTTGCTTATGAAGAAACACGTTTAGGAAAGAAATGCTTTGTAAATTCTTAAGTAATAGATTCTATAGATATGAGATGGCTGAAACTAACTCGATCAGCCTTTTTGGGGGATTCAGCACCTCCGATTTCTGTCTCCATCTACATGCATATATTTGAGACGAATTGTTGGATAGAACAACTATGAGGCGGAAATCAGTGAAACGCCAGATCTTGGCCCATGTATCGTACGTCTATTTAGGCATATTTTGGAACCAGCCTATAAACAACATGGGTTTCGGGAACAAAACTAGGGCTGCGCATAACTATCCGAATGGCATGCAATGGCAATTTTGGCTTAGTCGGCTGACAGGCCTATCAGTTTTTAGGGGTGATCCAACATCAAGGTTATACCGCCAGACCAGCACTAATACCACGCAAAACGCATTTTACATTGCAAGAGCAGTCCAAACAGCCATAAATCCGTATGGCATATAATAGAAAATTCGAGGTCATGACTAAATGCCTTTCATTTTATGCATCCCTAGACTCAGGGGATTTAGAGGCCTCTGGAACAAGCGCTACGCCGGCTTTTTGGCGGCTGAGCAACTCGGTATACTGATAATGTAATAGCATGTGGTGCCGATAGCCCATATTGTCGTATGTctatcagcagcagcttgtgaTATAGAGGAATTCCAGAAAGCAAAAACTCACCTGCTCATGGAAAGATCTTGTTCCCTCTCTGCATCCACGGTAGCTGATGGGGGCCGGAGTCAAGCGTACTATAGCTGAATGATGACAACGCCTAAAAAGCGTTAGACATGTCCCAAAATAAGCTCCATATTTCAGCTCAAATGTTCCAGAGAAGACTGTCCAGTTCCGTTGTTACTGAATCGTATCAAGATTATTAAACAGTAGACTTTGTATATTGCATGTTTCAGAAGTCCAGTAAGAGGAAAGTAAAAGACTTGAGTATATACGAGGGATTGGATATCTTGACGAAAGAACTCCTATAGGCCCTGAACAAGTTGATGGAAACAGTACGTTGTTGACAATGAAACGTGGCTGACGAATAGTCTTGTAGTTTAAACATAATAGTGGTGTTCTGCCCTCTCTGTTCCAAATTCTTATTCGTCCGGAAATAAAATGTTTTAGATCTTATTTCCAATTGGTTCAGCCCACATTGTGTTCCAGATCAGAATTTCACAACATCAACCAGAGCTAGGAAGCACATAACTACATGCATCATGCTGTTGCAACTGACTAATCTTCACCACACACACCACACCACCTATTGCGGcttaataagtatttaagtGCATATGAGTAATTTTGAGCACATATGAGTAAGTTAAAAGTGCAAATTAGCAAGTTTTAATTGCAGTTGAGCCGGAATTGATAACTCCGACGTGCATATTCGGCACCGAGAGTGTCGTCATTGATTTGATACCGTCAATAAAACATTTGAAGCTCGGCAGCCCTAAAAAGACTAGCTTGTTCTGGTGCCTTTGGAAGATATGGTACGGCTAATGCGCTCGGAAGGTATAAAACTCTCGCTATCCCATAGATTGGTTCAAGCTGCAGAGCAGGGGACACAAGTACTTCAACCTGTCCATGTCATGAACACATAATTTTGTCATCGACGCTTTCTTTATAAACTCTCTTTCATAAGCTAAAACTTTCCAAAGCTCATATCAATATGGCACCTATTGTTATCGGCTCTCTCTGCTACCACTACCTGGCCGTCGATGTCATTGCTCCCTTTGACTTGATCTTCGGCGGTACCAAGCAGTTTATGGACGGCATGAGAATATACACGCCAACTGTTACCGACTCGTTAGTTGCAAAGGCACCAGAATTTGTCTTCCAGCACATTGGCCTTTCTCGCGATCCCGTCGATCTAACGGCTGGCCTTACTGTAAAGCCCACGTGTACTGTCGATGACTGCCCCGAGCTAgacattctcttccttggaGGCCCCAATCCCGGCCCTTTCTCTCTCGATCCGAGATACGCTGAATTCATCCGCAATCACGTGGCTTCAGGAAAGCCTCTATTTACCAATTGTACCGGTTCCTTCGTCGCCGCCATAGCGGGTGTATTGGACGGCAAGAATGCCACAGGCAACCACCTTGAGTATGAATGGGTGAAGCACAAGTATCCCAAGGTGAACTGGACAAGGGACAAGAAGTGGGTTGTCGATGGAAACATATGGACGGCTTCCGGTCCTATGGCGGGTATGGACATGATTCTTCACTGGTTGCGGGATAATCATGGAGAGGAAGTGTTTACTTGGGCGGCGATGAATCTCGACTACGAGCCTCGAGATATAGATGGAGTGAATGTGATTCCTTTCCGTTATGACGAGGATGGAAAGCGGTTGTTTACTCATGTTCATCGGTATCATGACTCTTACTAAGCGTGAGCCTAAAATTAGACGATGAACAGTTTGGATAGTAAGGAGTATATAGCTTGTTGCTATTACTATCTTGACTCGTTCATAGATCATTGCTCAATAGAGTCAAAGTTCTCGGAGCTTGAATCACATTGGCATCTTCACATCTCCTTCGTGTTCTCCTCAAGCTGTTTCCATTCCTGTTCCCAAAATCTCTCTCCCTGCTCAAATGTTGGCCGCTTGTTTGGATCCACGCTCATGCATCGAGATACGAAATCCTTCCATGCTCCTGACACGCCGTCGCTCCCAGGAGTCCACTCGACCGTTGTCGCCTCCGGATGTTTCCTCTCATAAACCCAGTCATCATTTTTTTGCTCAAAGATGACCCATAAACTCTTCCCAACGCTGTAGATCTCGGCAGCCTCCAGCGCTCTTGGGCATTCGCGCTGCCACAATTGGAATACATTCCGCCTTGGCCAAGTCCCACGGCTATCAAGCAGCGGACCTATGAACTCTCGATATGCCATCGTAGGTTTTGCCTCTTGCGCCTCATCTGTTTCTGAGTTTGCGACGACCTCAACGTCCCACAAGCCGCTCGCTTCTGGTGCGAGGAAGAACGGAGACGCACCACATTGCTCCCAATCAATCACAACCACGTCATTCTCGTTGTTCAGAAGGATATTGCTCGGTTTCAAGTCCATGTGGTACTGTCCCGATGAGTGCACAGTCGCCATTGCCGATGATATCTGGAACGCCCATTTCGCTTTGGCCACCAGAGGGAGGCTTGTGTGGCTCTCATTGCTCTGGTTGATTACTTCTTGCAATGATTGCCGCTCCAAAAACGGATACAACATTCCGCAAAGGACACggttctcttctccaacgccCTGACTTGCAGATTGAGGTGGCCCAGTGGTAACTAGGAAGGACGGAGTACGCTGGAGGTTGGGATGGCTGGGAAGAGAGTAGATGGCCTTGAGTTCACGATGGAACGTATCTCGCTCGGGTCTATAAATTGCATCGCCTTCCAGAAATAGGCGGAAACTGAGTCCCTTGTAGATGTATGGTCCGCCATCTTTCTGGTCTCTGAAACGAGTAATCGTCGTCCCTCCGCGTCCCCCAAGTTTATGGGAAAATTTAAGGGACTCGAGTGATGCATAACGCGGTTCGGTCACACCAACTTTTCGGATAAGAGCATCCTTAACAGAGCTAACAGGCAAAAGACCCGCGAGATATCGTTGAAAAACACCCTCGTGAGAGATTGTAAACGTCGTTTCGCCACGATCGTCTTGCTGAATGTGTAAAACAACGTCCGGAAGGCGGATTGAAGGATCGGATGCGCAAATAGGCCAGACGTGTGAGATGAGATCGTATACTGCTTGCCGCATGGATTCTCTGTCCGGAAGTGTCCTCTTCTCGTCGTCAACCTCGATCTCGTGAAAGCAGGTGACTatgcggctgctggtgctgagcgGCTGAGAGATATCGACATCAAATCTAAAAATTAACGAAAGATCGCCATCAAAGGCTTCTGCAAACACCGCAGTCTCATCGTCATTCCCAGAAATGAGCGTTGTAGTAATCCCCATTGTTAAATGGCAAAATGGCAAAAGCAAGTCTCTAAATATTAAACTctaataaagaaaaaaaggaaagggaaagaaaaagaaaaaaaagaaaaacagatCACAATAGTCCAGTGAGCAAAGACCCAAAAGCACAGACAGAGACTACCTGTAACGCGTCGCACCCAGACTTTGACCCAACAACACCTTTTGACTTGAACATCCCACTATGCTACCTGTCTTAAGCTGAGCGAGCCTTCTCTCGTGCCTTCTCTATGCGCGCAAGGTCTCGATTAAACCTTTtgaagctccagctcttccagaaAAAGGGTCTAAGAATTCGTATCAGCTACATGTCCACACGGGAGCACTCTACATTGACTGACAGAGAAATGGTCTCAGATGTCAAAGCGGTCAACACTCAACCCTTCAAATTCACAGCGGGCAGCGGTTACGACTTACCGAAGCGATTGCTATCAGGCGAGTAATCGTTGCTAGACGGGCTGAGCTTGTTCCAGAGCGAGGGAGATGGAGTACAGTTGTAGTTCACATTGCGGTGGGCGACGGGAAGACCAATGTTTGGCTTCCCAGCCATGTACAGAACGCACAAACTTGTCCAAGGTTTCCAGGTCGAGTAAACATGCCCATCCATATCGCATTCCGTTGCTTGTTCCGACAGCAGTTGGTCTATATTCTGAGAAGAGGCCGAATAAACTTTGTCCGTCGAAATTGTAAATCCCGTCGAACGATATACTCTTGTGGTAAATGGGTAGACCTTATTCAACCGGGTCCACGATCGGATTGGCCCCGTATTACAAAGAAATACTTGCATCCTTTCAAATGTTAAACATCAGATATATCGGTTGTGGGGTAAATGCATACTAAAAACTTATTTGGGAATTTAGCTGGGAATATTTGCCTTTGTTTCGCATAAGACGCAGCAAGTGCTTACTATGGTTGCCCGTTCAGAGaatcagcagccatggcttgTTAAAGCTGACTCGGATATAGTTCTGCTGTGCCTCTCTCTGGGAAAAGTCCCATTGCCGTTGATCTTCTTGTTTCAAGAAAGTTTCTTGGAATATTAAAGAGATTTGCTGCGCTAAATGCTTGAGAtatccagcagcatcatatGAACTCGTAGAACTTGCTGCTTTCAAACTTCATGTTGCAATCATGGCTGTCGTGAGCGCTCTAGCAGGATTATGTCTCGCAGCTATACTTTGTGCATTTGTTTTCCGATCTTATTTACTTTCCGACGTGCGCATTCCTCCCAGTACAAAGCTACCGCGCGGCCCCAAGGGTATGGCTTTCATGACGAGGAGATACAAACGTACCATGATTTATACTGACGCGAGATTTGCAGGCGTCCCAATTCTGGGAAATCTGCCTCAGGTGCCTCTTACACACTCATGGCTAAAATTCAAGCAATGGGCAGACCAGTATGGCCCGCTCTACAGCCTTTCGCTTGCGGGCAACCGTCACGTCGTTGTGTCTACCGAGAAGATCGCCAACGACCTCCTCCGGGGACGAGGCAACATTTATTCCAGCCGGCCGCATTTGCCCATGAGCTGCGAGCTCCTCAGCCACAACTTGCGCCCTGTGTTGCTCCCGTACAATGATCTCTGGCGCAAGGGACGAAAACTGATGCACAGCCTTGCGTCGGAATCCGCTGCTCCGGCATATGAGCCTGTCCAGATGCGTGAGTCTTTTCGGCTGCTGAAAGACCTCTTGGCAGACCCAAACAATTACGAGACGTGGTTTGAACGATTCTCGGCCGGTCTTGTTCTTCAGCTGGCGTATGGCAAAACGGTCGAGACTGGCGACGAGCCAATTGTGAGAGACATTCTGGAGGTGGTGCATACTCTTGAACGAGTCATCTCGCCAGGCGCATACCTTGTTGATACATTTCCCATCCTGATGTGGCTTCCAAAATGGCTGGCCCCATTCAAGCGCGAAGCAGATGGTCTGCATCAGCGCGAGTTGAGTCTGTTTCGCAAGAATATCGACGACGTTCGGGCTGAGATTGCCAACGGAGATCAGACGCCCTCCTTTtgcagaagctggctggAAAAGGAACACTCTTTTGGCCTGAACACGGACGAGGCGGCGTATGCGATTGGCACAATGTTTGAAGCTGGCGCAGGCaccacagctgcagctctgatGTCGTTTATGCTGTCCATGGTGCATCATCCAGAGTGGCAGCGGCGTCTGCAGCAGGAACTCGACGCCGTCGTCGGAAACTCACGTCTCCCCGACTTTGACGATATGCCTCGCCTCCCAACAGTACGGGCAATCGTCAAGGAAACCTTGCGGTGGAGGCCAGTCACTGCCGGCGGCGTGCCGCATCAGCTCATCAAAGACGACGTCTACGAGGGCGTTTTTCTCCCGGCGG is a window from the Trichoderma atroviride chromosome 5, complete sequence genome containing:
- a CDS encoding uncharacterized protein (EggNog:ENOG41) encodes the protein MPSFNRIAVYGHRGWASSAIVDALIASGAPLKVLYRHDSDVSRLPDDLPKVAVDLDDEEALIGALEDVDILISLVGHEGVIKQYNFIRAIPKTNVKLFVPSDLGYRVDEEMATIPVLKAKAEVEKASKDAGIPTTVVLPGNLAESTFDSLLLGIDVGGNRIVYTGDSEHQKMNICTRKYIAAAYAAIFTKTPISQLQNRSIGLSEFIVTGSDVAAALERKHGTPPQIFRASVERVTKEIEARLQKDDVSAISLAYRLPWATGKHLELVGTDVWDVAGYQKTTLDKVVVEGDLEPFKAFPPQFAALMETTFF
- a CDS encoding uncharacterized protein (EggNog:ENOG41~SECRETED:SignalP(1-19)), with protein sequence MYFSTTSFLAVLTASIASAQQMQLNYYSDQCSSYLGSVEVSWATNLYAGPPNCYNYHFGTFANIADCWAGGCVCDFYQGSNCGGGQLYEQAFGGGNCVLVDGANSFACYYGM
- a CDS encoding uncharacterized protein (EggNog:ENOG41), coding for MAPIVIGSLCYHYLAVDVIAPFDLIFGGTKQFMDGMRIYTPTVTDSLVAKAPEFVFQHIGLSRDPVDLTAGLTVKPTCTVDDCPELDILFLGGPNPGPFSLDPRYAEFIRNHVASGKPLFTNCTGSFVAAIAGVLDGKNATGNHLEYEWVKHKYPKVNWTRDKKWVVDGNIWTASGPMAGMDMILHWLRDNHGEEVFTWAAMNLDYEPRDIDGVNVIPFRYDEDGKRLFTHVHRYHDSY
- a CDS encoding uncharacterized protein (EggNog:ENOG41), which gives rise to MGITTTLISGNDDETAVFAEAFDGDLSLIFRFDVDISQPLSTSSRIVTCFHEIEVDDEKRTLPDRESMRQAVYDLISHVWPICASDPSIRLPDVVLHIQQDDRGETTFTISHEGVFQRYLAGLLPVSSVKDALIRKVGVTEPRYASLESLKFSHKLGGRGGTTITRFRDQKDGGPYIYKGLSFRLFLEGDAIYRPERDTFHRELKAIYSLPSHPNLQRTPSFLVTTGPPQSASQGVGEENRVLCGMLYPFLERQSLQEVINQSNESHTSLPLVAKAKWAFQISSAMATVHSSGQYHMDLKPSNILLNNENDVVVIDWEQCGASPFFLAPEASGLWDVEVVANSETDEAQEAKPTMAYREFIGPLLDSRGTWPRRNVFQLWQRECPRALEAAEIYSVGKSLWVIFEQKNDDWVYERKHPEATTVEWTPGSDGVSGAWKDFVSRCMSVDPNKRPTFEQGERFWEQEWKQLEENTKEM
- a CDS encoding uncharacterized protein (EggNog:ENOG41), coding for MAVVSALAGLCLAAILCAFVFRSYLLSDVRIPPSTKLPRGPKGVPILGNLPQVPLTHSWLKFKQWADQYGPLYSLSLAGNRHVVVSTEKIANDLLRGRGNIYSSRPHLPMSCELLSHNLRPVLLPYNDLWRKGRKLMHSLASESAAPAYEPVQMRESFRLLKDLLADPNNYETWFERFSAGLVLQLAYGKTVETGDEPIVRDILEVVHTLERVISPGAYLVDTFPILMWLPKWLAPFKREADGLHQRELSLFRKNIDDVRAEIANGDQTPSFCRSWLEKEHSFGLNTDEAAYAIGTMFEAGAGTTAAALMSFMLSMVHHPEWQRRLQQELDAVVGNSRLPDFDDMPRLPTVRAIVKETLRWRPVTAGGVPHQLIKDDVYEGVFLPAGTSIHANQWAIHRDAALYPDAENFRPERWLEPCWPTYREPLTQFPNLQNFSAFGFGRRICPGQAIAERSLNIAAARVGWGCTVSKLKGVEVPLYDYTTGLNVQPNKFRFNLEARGTHVLKVLGDKAKDSGGSNGA